The following are encoded together in the Nitrospira sp. genome:
- a CDS encoding RnfABCDGE type electron transport complex subunit D → MEQGNGTSQANTPTFRRDPRLYQIVSLSTLLLYGLFWLHFDVSIWQILITLGVAQLTQYAGTRYFNLPFFDPKSALISSLSLCLLLRTNDLAVAALASFIAIGSKFVIRWKNKHIFNPTNLALVVMLVSGLGWISPGQWGQVAWFGFLVACLGSLVITRAARADVTLAFLTFYIGLLIARALWLGDPLTIPLHQVESGALLIFSFFMISDPKTTPDSRCGRILFALIVALTALYTQFGFFKPNCLLWGLIICSPIVPFIDRLLPGLHYNWLRPTIGHGSVPVQLTPVLQPQRRFS, encoded by the coding sequence ATGGAGCAAGGCAACGGCACGAGCCAAGCGAACACACCGACTTTCCGGCGTGATCCCCGCCTCTATCAAATTGTCAGCCTGTCGACTCTCCTTCTCTACGGCCTCTTCTGGCTTCATTTCGATGTCTCAATCTGGCAGATCCTCATCACACTCGGTGTCGCCCAACTGACCCAGTATGCCGGCACCCGTTATTTCAACCTCCCTTTCTTTGATCCTAAGAGCGCACTGATTTCCTCTCTTTCACTATGCCTTCTACTTCGCACCAATGATCTTGCAGTTGCTGCTCTAGCCTCGTTCATTGCCATTGGTAGCAAGTTCGTCATCCGCTGGAAGAACAAACACATCTTCAATCCGACGAATCTTGCTCTTGTTGTCATGCTCGTGAGTGGTCTCGGCTGGATTTCTCCTGGACAATGGGGACAGGTGGCTTGGTTCGGCTTTCTGGTCGCGTGTCTTGGGAGCCTTGTCATAACACGAGCAGCTCGCGCCGATGTCACACTGGCATTTCTGACCTTCTATATCGGACTGCTCATCGCCCGAGCTCTGTGGCTTGGTGATCCATTGACGATTCCACTGCATCAGGTTGAGAGTGGCGCACTGCTCATTTTCTCCTTCTTCATGATTTCCGATCCCAAGACGACACCGGACTCACGATGCGGGCGGATCCTGTTTGCGCTGATCGTCGCCCTCACCGCCCTCTACACCCAATTCGGATTTTTCAAACCCAATTGCCTGCTGTGGGGACTCATCATCTGTTCACCAATCGTGCCGTTCATTGACCGACTCTTGCCAGGTCTTCATTACAACTGGTTGAGACCAACTATCGGTCACGGTTCTGTGCCTGTTCAACTGACTCCGGTGCTTCAACCACAAAGGAGGTTTTCATGA